One window from the genome of Pempheris klunzingeri isolate RE-2024b chromosome 7, fPemKlu1.hap1, whole genome shotgun sequence encodes:
- the ptger4a gene encoding prostaglandin E receptor 4 (subtype EP4) a, translating to MNNQSMTGKTMVPTIPSIMFIFGVVGNVIAIVVLCKSRKEQKETTFYTLVCGLAVTDLLGTLLASPVTIATYVKGSWPGEDPLCQYFGFTLLFFSLAGLSIICAMSVERYIAINHAYFYNDFVDQKLAGLTLLAIYISNAVFCALPIMGFGQVKKQYPQTWCFLEWRSNITSDAAYSFMYAGFSSLLILVTVICNVLVCVALIRMHRRFVRRMSLGTDLGRNVDPRRRGRSFGRLAGAEIQMVILLIGTSAVVLICSIPLVAQVFLNQLYKTPVELQLEKNPDLRAIRFASFNPILDPWIYILLRKAVLLKLIEKIKCLFCKMGERRQQRQGNFHCIDAHQLSSVISNRDSNSMVSHDLHGITSSSQTFLYLPKGCEVCTGHRLSGSFSPEQGSVEAQDREGANIIRDLSAPPCPKDRALQVSLSTEAVEEKCI from the exons ATGAATAATCAATCGATGACAGGGAAGACCATGGTCCCGACCATCCCGTCTATTATGTTCATTTTCGGGGTGGTTGGGAATGTCATTGCCATCGTGGTTCTTTGTAAATCTCgcaaagaacagaaagaaactACGTTTTACACGCTGGTGTGCGGACTGGCAGTCACGGACCTGCTGGGCACACTGCTGGCCAGTCCGGTCACCATCGCTACTTATGTGAAAGGCTCGTGGCCCGGAGAGGACCCGCTGTGCCAGTACTTTGGATTCACcttgcttttcttctctctggctGGGCTCAGTATCATCTGTGCCATGTCGGTGGAGAGATACATCGCTATCAACCATGCCTACTTCTACAATGACTTTGTGGACCAAAAACTGGCCGGTTTGACCCTCCTGGCGATCTACATCTCCAACGCGGTTTTCTGCGCCCTGCCGATTATGGGCTTTGGACAGGTGAAGAAACAATACCCGCAAACATGGTGTTTTCTGGAGTGGAGGAGCAACATCACCAGCGATGCCGCCTACTCCTTCATGTATGCGGGATTCAGCTCTCTTCTTATTCTCGTCACTGTCATCTGTAACGTGCTGGTGTGCGTGGCTTTGATCCGGATGCACCGACGCTTCGTGCGCAGGATGTCGTTGGGAACCGATCTGGGGCGTAACGTGGACCCGCGCAGGAGGGGACGCAGCTTTGGGCGTCTGGCCGGCGCAGAGATTCAGATGGTCATTCTGCTCATAGGCACGTCGGCAGTGGTGCTTATCTGCTCCATCCCACTTGTT GCTCAGGTGTTTTTGAATCAGTTGTACAAGACTCCAGTGGAGCTGCAATTGGAAAAGAATCCCGATCTACGAGCAATACGCTTTGCCTCCTTCAACCCCATTCTTGACCCCTGGATCTACATCCTGCTCCGCAAGGCTGTTCTCCTCAAGCTCATCGAGAAAATCAAGTGTTTATTTTGCAAGATGGGAGAACGGaggcaacagaggcaggggaaCTTTCACTGTATAGATGCTCATCAACTCTCCTCGGTCATCTCCAACCGGGACTCAAACTCCATGGTTTCCCACGACCTGCATGGCATCACCAGCAGCTCCCAGACCTTCCTCTACCTGCCAAAGGGATGCGAGGTGTGCACGGGACACAGACTCTCTGGTTCTTTTTCGCCTGAGCAAGGCAGCGTTGAGGCTCAGGACAGAGAGGGGGCGAACATAATCAGGGACCTTTCAGCCCCGCCATGCCCAAAAGACCGAGCACTTCAGGTGTCGCTGAGCACTGAGGCAGTGGAGGAGAAATGCATCTGA